From Methylopila sp. M107, a single genomic window includes:
- a CDS encoding mechanosensitive ion channel domain-containing protein, with amino-acid sequence MLRPFRFAVLALAIVLSAAVAPAFAQEAASPPEKVVQTQPGGDVDALVRILQDDKARAALIERLKGAAAPAPEKSVESAKTESAKTGGDGPTAAPTEAAAVDAAKSAEGAAEPTFARRAAEYTRAVAERAAALSAASVTVVGDLASIVTGAEGGEGFDWGRLIAVAATIGVTFAVFLGLRALGIPFYRWIGRRAASAHLGGRVLLVIASVVVDALMIVIAWGAGYAFALQFGESGVMSIQQTLYLNAFFAVELAKVALRALFSPAQPPLRALPIEDDAANYWYFWGSRIVSTLGYTFLFVAPIVAAAVSPAAAQALRIVVAFATLMMAVAIVLQNRSRVRARLAQKTEVTKSDALSTFYAFLARFWHFAALIWLVALFVVWLANPTEALPFMARATAQTLAAMALGTVLTAFISRLISGGLHVPDNVKARLPLLERRLNAFIPAILKVVRIVVLALVLLVVAQSWALFDFLGWLGTEVGARVATSALLAGLIVVIGLSVFVGMSSWVEYRLNPEFGHVPNAREKTLLTLFRNAFTIALVILVAMMALAQLGVNIAPLLAGAGVLGLAIGFGAQSLVKDIITGLFIQLENAMNTGDNVTVAGVTGTVENLTIRSVGIRSLNGTYHLIPFSSVESVSNNTKIFSYHMVEMGVAYRESIPDVRQAMQDAFDRLKETAHGAAIIAPFEIQGLTVFGDSAITVRGRIKTEPGKQWAVGRAYNEIVKEIFDERGIEMPFPHVTIYMGEDRDGKAPPLRVAGDGKAPLLAVESARPAAAPSARPQATRASDRVETLDGPADEAS; translated from the coding sequence ATGCTCCGTCCGTTCCGCTTTGCAGTCCTCGCGCTCGCCATCGTTCTTTCGGCGGCCGTCGCCCCGGCCTTCGCGCAGGAGGCGGCGTCTCCGCCTGAAAAGGTCGTCCAGACGCAACCCGGCGGCGACGTCGACGCCCTCGTCCGCATCCTGCAGGACGACAAGGCCCGCGCCGCGCTTATCGAGCGGCTGAAGGGCGCGGCGGCGCCGGCCCCCGAAAAGTCCGTCGAAAGCGCCAAGACCGAAAGCGCCAAGACCGGCGGCGACGGGCCGACCGCCGCGCCGACGGAGGCCGCGGCCGTCGACGCCGCGAAATCGGCCGAGGGCGCGGCCGAGCCGACCTTCGCCCGCCGCGCCGCCGAATACACCCGCGCGGTCGCAGAGCGCGCCGCGGCGCTCAGCGCCGCGAGCGTGACGGTGGTGGGCGATCTCGCCAGCATCGTGACGGGCGCGGAGGGCGGCGAGGGTTTCGACTGGGGGCGGCTGATCGCGGTCGCGGCCACGATCGGCGTCACCTTCGCGGTCTTTCTCGGGCTGCGCGCGCTCGGCATCCCGTTCTATCGCTGGATCGGGCGGCGCGCCGCCTCCGCCCATCTCGGCGGCCGCGTCCTGCTTGTGATCGCGAGCGTCGTGGTCGACGCGCTGATGATCGTGATCGCCTGGGGCGCGGGCTACGCCTTCGCGCTGCAGTTCGGCGAGAGCGGCGTCATGTCGATCCAGCAGACGCTCTATCTCAACGCGTTCTTCGCGGTCGAACTCGCCAAGGTCGCGCTGCGCGCGCTGTTCTCGCCGGCCCAGCCGCCGCTCCGCGCTCTGCCGATCGAGGACGACGCGGCGAACTACTGGTATTTCTGGGGCAGCCGGATCGTATCGACGCTCGGCTACACCTTCCTGTTCGTCGCCCCGATCGTGGCCGCCGCCGTCTCGCCCGCCGCCGCCCAGGCGCTTCGCATCGTGGTGGCGTTCGCGACCCTGATGATGGCGGTCGCGATCGTGCTGCAGAACCGGTCGCGGGTGCGCGCGAGGCTCGCCCAGAAGACCGAGGTCACGAAAAGCGACGCGCTTTCGACCTTCTACGCCTTCCTCGCCCGCTTCTGGCATTTCGCGGCGCTGATCTGGCTGGTCGCGCTGTTCGTCGTCTGGCTCGCCAACCCGACCGAGGCGCTGCCCTTCATGGCGCGCGCCACCGCCCAGACGCTCGCCGCCATGGCGCTCGGCACGGTGCTGACCGCGTTCATCTCGCGGCTGATCTCGGGCGGGCTGCACGTGCCCGACAACGTCAAGGCGCGCCTGCCGCTGCTGGAGCGGCGGCTCAACGCCTTCATCCCCGCGATCCTGAAGGTCGTGCGGATCGTGGTCCTGGCGCTCGTCCTGCTCGTCGTCGCGCAGAGCTGGGCGCTGTTCGACTTCCTCGGCTGGCTCGGCACGGAGGTCGGCGCCCGCGTCGCGACATCGGCGCTGCTCGCGGGGCTGATCGTCGTGATCGGACTCAGCGTGTTCGTCGGCATGTCGTCCTGGGTCGAATACCGGCTGAACCCGGAATTCGGCCATGTGCCGAACGCGCGCGAGAAGACGCTGCTGACGCTGTTCCGCAACGCCTTCACGATCGCGCTCGTGATCCTCGTCGCCATGATGGCGCTGGCGCAGCTCGGCGTGAACATCGCGCCGCTGCTCGCCGGCGCCGGCGTGCTCGGCCTCGCCATCGGCTTCGGCGCGCAGAGCCTCGTGAAGGACATCATCACGGGCCTGTTCATCCAGCTCGAGAACGCGATGAACACCGGCGACAACGTGACGGTGGCGGGCGTCACCGGGACGGTCGAGAACCTCACCATCCGGTCCGTCGGCATCCGGTCGCTGAACGGGACCTACCATCTGATCCCGTTCTCGTCGGTCGAGAGCGTCTCCAACAACACCAAGATCTTCAGCTACCACATGGTCGAGATGGGCGTGGCCTACCGGGAGTCCATCCCCGACGTCAGGCAGGCCATGCAGGACGCGTTCGACCGGCTGAAGGAGACCGCGCACGGCGCCGCGATCATCGCGCCGTTCGAGATCCAGGGCCTCACCGTCTTCGGCGACAGCGCCATCACGGTGCGGGGCCGCATCAAGACCGAGCCCGGCAAGCAGTGGGCGGTCGGCCGCGCCTATAACGAGATCGTCAAGGAGATCTTCGACGAGCGCGGCATCGAGATGCCGTTCCCGCATGTCACGATCTACATGGGCGAGGACCGGGACGGCAAAGCCCCGCCGCTGCGGGTCGCGGGCGACGGCAAGGCGCCGCTGCTCGCGGTCGAGTCCGCCCGACCCGCCGCGGCGCCCTCCGCCCGGCCGCAGGCGACGCGCGCCTCCGATCGGGTCGAGACGCTCGACGGACCCGCCGACGAGGCGAGCTGA
- a CDS encoding DUF2945 domain-containing protein — protein MASAFSVGSTVSWSWGKGTAKGKIAEVFKRRVQRTIKGSKISRNATEKNPAYLVEQSDGHRALKSHSELETA, from the coding sequence ATGGCGAGCGCCTTTTCGGTCGGATCGACCGTCAGCTGGTCGTGGGGCAAGGGCACGGCGAAGGGAAAGATCGCGGAGGTCTTCAAGCGCCGCGTCCAGCGCACCATCAAGGGCTCGAAGATCAGCCGCAACGCGACCGAGAAGAACCCGGCCTATCTGGTCGAGCAGAGCGACGGCCACCGCGCATTGAAATCGCATTCCGAGTTGGAGACGGCGTGA